A part of Populus alba chromosome 8, ASM523922v2, whole genome shotgun sequence genomic DNA contains:
- the LOC118061088 gene encoding DUF21 domain-containing protein At4g14240 isoform X2: MQLINAVMATRMLTVLAQSNGEDGIPFGSFSWFVYAGISCFLVLFAGIMSGLTLGLMSLGLVDLEILQRSGTSTEKKQAAAILPVVQKQHQLLVTLLLCNAIAMEVIPQAICTRYGLAVGANFVWLVRILMITCYPVAYPIGKVLDCVLGHNEALFRRAQLKALVSIHSQEAGKGGELTHDETTIISGALDLTEKTAEEAMTPIESTFSLDVNSKLDWEAMGKILARGHSRVPVYSGNPKNIIGLLLVKSLLTVRPETETPVSAVSIRRIPRVPSDMPLYDILNEFQKGSSHMAAVVKAKGKSKDLPPTIDGEEQEGSKVTGRDSQLTTPLLSKQDEKSDSVVVDIDRISRSSRHPSSQRNDASTNGLPQLSEDIEDGEVIGIITLEDVFEELLQEEIVDETDEYVDVHKRIRVAAAAAASSVARAPSSRRLTANKGAGGQIKSGQTLKKSENDTRNSG, translated from the exons atgCAGCTGATAAATGCGGTGATGGCGACGAGGATGTTGACGGTGTTAGCTCAATCAAACGGAGAAGATGGAATTCCGTTTGGATCGTTCTCATGGTTCGTGTACGCAGGAATTTCTTGCTTCCTCGTTCTCTTCGCGGGTATCATGTCTGGTCTTACCTTAGGCCTCATGTCTCTCGGCCTTGTAGACCTCGAGATTCTTCAACGTAGTGGCACTTCTACCGAGAAAAAACAAGCTG cTGCAATTCTTCCGGTTGTTCAAAAGCAGCATCAGCTTCTGGTGACTCTGCTTCTATGTAATGCTATTGCTATGGAG GTTATTCCACAAGCAATATGCACCAGATATGGACTTGCTGTAGGTGCCAACTTTGTATGGCTTGTGCGAATTTTGATGATAACTTGTTATCCAGTTGCATATCCCATTGGAAAG GTTCTGGATTGTGTGTTAGGACATAATGAAGCATTATTTAGGCGGGCTCAATTAAAAGCTCTTGTTTCCATCCACAGCCAGGAG GCTGGCAAGGGTGGTGAACTCACACACGATGAGACAACAATTATTAGTGGGGCACTAGATTTGACTGAAAAG ACTGCTGAAGAGGCTATGACACCTATTGAATCAACTTTCTCCCTAGATGTCAACTCGAAGTTGGACTG GGAGGCAATGGGAAAAATTCTTGCCCGGGGTCATAGCCGAGTTCCTGTGTATTCCGGGAAtccaaaaaatatcattggacTTCTTCTG GTGAAAAGCCTTCTCACTGTTCGACCTGAAACAGAGACCCCAGTTAGTGCAGTTTCTATCCGAAGAATTCCACG GGTTCCATCTGATATGCCTCTGTATGATATACTGAATGAGTTTCAAAAGGGTAGCAGTCATATGGCAGCTGTTGTGAAGGCTAAGGGGAAAAGCAAGGATCTTCCGCCGACAATTGACGGAGAGGAACAGGAAGGAAGCAAAGTAACTGGCAGGGATTCCCAATTGACTACTCCATTACTGTCCAAGCAAGATGAGAAGTCAGATAGCGTTGTTGTGGATATTGACAGGATTTCAAGGTCAAGTAGGCATCCTTCTTCACAGCGCAACGATGCTTCAACAAATGGATTGCCCCAGCTGTCAGAGGATATTGAAGATGGTGAAGTAATTGGCATCATCACCCTAGAAGATGTATTTGAAGAACTTCTGCAA GAAGAGATTGTGGATGAAACAGATGAATATGTAGATGTACATAAAAG AATCCGTGTggctgcagctgcagctgcttcATCTGTGGCACGGGCTCCGTCAAGTCGAAGGTTAACAGCCAATAAGGGAGCT GGAGGCCAAATTAAGTCAGGGCAAACACTGAAGAAATCTGAGAATGATACAAGGAACAGTGGGTGA
- the LOC118061088 gene encoding DUF21 domain-containing protein At4g14240 isoform X1 has product MQLINAVMATRMLTVLAQSNGEDGIPFGSFSWFVYAGISCFLVLFAGIMSGLTLGLMSLGLVDLEILQRSGTSTEKKQAAAILPVVQKQHQLLVTLLLCNAIAMEALPIYLDKLFNQYVAIILSVTFVLAFGEVIPQAICTRYGLAVGANFVWLVRILMITCYPVAYPIGKVLDCVLGHNEALFRRAQLKALVSIHSQEAGKGGELTHDETTIISGALDLTEKTAEEAMTPIESTFSLDVNSKLDWEAMGKILARGHSRVPVYSGNPKNIIGLLLVKSLLTVRPETETPVSAVSIRRIPRVPSDMPLYDILNEFQKGSSHMAAVVKAKGKSKDLPPTIDGEEQEGSKVTGRDSQLTTPLLSKQDEKSDSVVVDIDRISRSSRHPSSQRNDASTNGLPQLSEDIEDGEVIGIITLEDVFEELLQEEIVDETDEYVDVHKRIRVAAAAAASSVARAPSSRRLTANKGAGGQIKSGQTLKKSENDTRNSG; this is encoded by the exons atgCAGCTGATAAATGCGGTGATGGCGACGAGGATGTTGACGGTGTTAGCTCAATCAAACGGAGAAGATGGAATTCCGTTTGGATCGTTCTCATGGTTCGTGTACGCAGGAATTTCTTGCTTCCTCGTTCTCTTCGCGGGTATCATGTCTGGTCTTACCTTAGGCCTCATGTCTCTCGGCCTTGTAGACCTCGAGATTCTTCAACGTAGTGGCACTTCTACCGAGAAAAAACAAGCTG cTGCAATTCTTCCGGTTGTTCAAAAGCAGCATCAGCTTCTGGTGACTCTGCTTCTATGTAATGCTATTGCTATGGAG GCTCTTCCTATATACTTGGATAAGCTTTTCAATCAGTATGTTGCTATTATACTTTCTGTGACTTTTGTGCTAGCTTTTGGGGAG GTTATTCCACAAGCAATATGCACCAGATATGGACTTGCTGTAGGTGCCAACTTTGTATGGCTTGTGCGAATTTTGATGATAACTTGTTATCCAGTTGCATATCCCATTGGAAAG GTTCTGGATTGTGTGTTAGGACATAATGAAGCATTATTTAGGCGGGCTCAATTAAAAGCTCTTGTTTCCATCCACAGCCAGGAG GCTGGCAAGGGTGGTGAACTCACACACGATGAGACAACAATTATTAGTGGGGCACTAGATTTGACTGAAAAG ACTGCTGAAGAGGCTATGACACCTATTGAATCAACTTTCTCCCTAGATGTCAACTCGAAGTTGGACTG GGAGGCAATGGGAAAAATTCTTGCCCGGGGTCATAGCCGAGTTCCTGTGTATTCCGGGAAtccaaaaaatatcattggacTTCTTCTG GTGAAAAGCCTTCTCACTGTTCGACCTGAAACAGAGACCCCAGTTAGTGCAGTTTCTATCCGAAGAATTCCACG GGTTCCATCTGATATGCCTCTGTATGATATACTGAATGAGTTTCAAAAGGGTAGCAGTCATATGGCAGCTGTTGTGAAGGCTAAGGGGAAAAGCAAGGATCTTCCGCCGACAATTGACGGAGAGGAACAGGAAGGAAGCAAAGTAACTGGCAGGGATTCCCAATTGACTACTCCATTACTGTCCAAGCAAGATGAGAAGTCAGATAGCGTTGTTGTGGATATTGACAGGATTTCAAGGTCAAGTAGGCATCCTTCTTCACAGCGCAACGATGCTTCAACAAATGGATTGCCCCAGCTGTCAGAGGATATTGAAGATGGTGAAGTAATTGGCATCATCACCCTAGAAGATGTATTTGAAGAACTTCTGCAA GAAGAGATTGTGGATGAAACAGATGAATATGTAGATGTACATAAAAG AATCCGTGTggctgcagctgcagctgcttcATCTGTGGCACGGGCTCCGTCAAGTCGAAGGTTAACAGCCAATAAGGGAGCT GGAGGCCAAATTAAGTCAGGGCAAACACTGAAGAAATCTGAGAATGATACAAGGAACAGTGGGTGA
- the LOC118061088 gene encoding DUF21 domain-containing protein At4g14240 isoform X3: MVLCMQALPIYLDKLFNQYVAIILSVTFVLAFGEVIPQAICTRYGLAVGANFVWLVRILMITCYPVAYPIGKVLDCVLGHNEALFRRAQLKALVSIHSQEAGKGGELTHDETTIISGALDLTEKTAEEAMTPIESTFSLDVNSKLDWEAMGKILARGHSRVPVYSGNPKNIIGLLLVKSLLTVRPETETPVSAVSIRRIPRVPSDMPLYDILNEFQKGSSHMAAVVKAKGKSKDLPPTIDGEEQEGSKVTGRDSQLTTPLLSKQDEKSDSVVVDIDRISRSSRHPSSQRNDASTNGLPQLSEDIEDGEVIGIITLEDVFEELLQEEIVDETDEYVDVHKRIRVAAAAAASSVARAPSSRRLTANKGAGGQIKSGQTLKKSENDTRNSG, translated from the exons ATGGTGCTCTGCATGCAGGCTCTTCCTATATACTTGGATAAGCTTTTCAATCAGTATGTTGCTATTATACTTTCTGTGACTTTTGTGCTAGCTTTTGGGGAG GTTATTCCACAAGCAATATGCACCAGATATGGACTTGCTGTAGGTGCCAACTTTGTATGGCTTGTGCGAATTTTGATGATAACTTGTTATCCAGTTGCATATCCCATTGGAAAG GTTCTGGATTGTGTGTTAGGACATAATGAAGCATTATTTAGGCGGGCTCAATTAAAAGCTCTTGTTTCCATCCACAGCCAGGAG GCTGGCAAGGGTGGTGAACTCACACACGATGAGACAACAATTATTAGTGGGGCACTAGATTTGACTGAAAAG ACTGCTGAAGAGGCTATGACACCTATTGAATCAACTTTCTCCCTAGATGTCAACTCGAAGTTGGACTG GGAGGCAATGGGAAAAATTCTTGCCCGGGGTCATAGCCGAGTTCCTGTGTATTCCGGGAAtccaaaaaatatcattggacTTCTTCTG GTGAAAAGCCTTCTCACTGTTCGACCTGAAACAGAGACCCCAGTTAGTGCAGTTTCTATCCGAAGAATTCCACG GGTTCCATCTGATATGCCTCTGTATGATATACTGAATGAGTTTCAAAAGGGTAGCAGTCATATGGCAGCTGTTGTGAAGGCTAAGGGGAAAAGCAAGGATCTTCCGCCGACAATTGACGGAGAGGAACAGGAAGGAAGCAAAGTAACTGGCAGGGATTCCCAATTGACTACTCCATTACTGTCCAAGCAAGATGAGAAGTCAGATAGCGTTGTTGTGGATATTGACAGGATTTCAAGGTCAAGTAGGCATCCTTCTTCACAGCGCAACGATGCTTCAACAAATGGATTGCCCCAGCTGTCAGAGGATATTGAAGATGGTGAAGTAATTGGCATCATCACCCTAGAAGATGTATTTGAAGAACTTCTGCAA GAAGAGATTGTGGATGAAACAGATGAATATGTAGATGTACATAAAAG AATCCGTGTggctgcagctgcagctgcttcATCTGTGGCACGGGCTCCGTCAAGTCGAAGGTTAACAGCCAATAAGGGAGCT GGAGGCCAAATTAAGTCAGGGCAAACACTGAAGAAATCTGAGAATGATACAAGGAACAGTGGGTGA